Proteins encoded within one genomic window of Dermacentor albipictus isolate Rhodes 1998 colony unplaced genomic scaffold, USDA_Dalb.pri_finalv2 scaffold_39, whole genome shotgun sequence:
- the LOC139052827 gene encoding uncharacterized protein has protein sequence MESLCQALQKQNSTLSHLCIDMRIFGEAECHAFFREVSYNKALKTVVVDTLPCIDGLDRVSRTIRERGLDDRVVVKGHCGHDNTRQLQQCPQICNANINAEILIANIPRSILPSLRVGSGCDQITSLRVECLRCQRNEYSALAAYIRGSTTLTEVDIYLNPTYVLWPSSVLRNLEGALVSAVAFNIKLVRVSLKGLQLSYDDLNVLARGFSSSISLTEFTVTPACIVYNWSDEMGCNCSVHVAEAFLEAADYKDGALADIQEVARKNASAILDSADFVLGEQNGVEGARAIELMYDHPRLLEMLMEGADVTKAEAKKKIRSALLRVRSSSIDEFMTMTGVVKEAVQCLSHPGARRRQLADIGHDCWLHIRSFLKIAVVVSR, from the exons ATGGAGTCCTTGTGCCAAGCCCTGCAGAAACAGAACTCGACGCTCAGCCATCTCTGCATCGACATGCGGATTTTCGGAGAAGCAGAGTGCCACGCCTTCTTCCGTGAAGTTTCGTACAACAAAGCACTCAAGACGGTAGTCGTCGACACCTTGCCCTGCATCGATGGACTCGACAGAGTCTCCAGAACAATCCGGGAGCggggactcgatgaccgcgttgtCGTGAAGGGACACTGCGGGCACGACAacacaaggcagctgcagcagtgcCCGCAAATCTGCAATGCAAACATCAATGCGGAAATTCTAATTGCCAACATCCCACGCTCGATACTCCCATCTTTACGTGTTGGCAGTGGTTGCGATCAAATAACTTCGTTGCGGGTTGAATGCTTGAGATGCCAACGCAATGAATATTCCGCCTTGGCAGCGTATATAAGGGGCTCTACCACACTCACTGAGGTAGACATATACCTGAATCCCACATATGTTCTTTGGCCGAGCTCCGTCCTTCGGAATCTGGAGGGAGCACTGGTGTCAGCTGTCGCCTTTAACATCAAGCTAGTCAGAGTCAGCCTCAAGGGTTTGCAGCTGTCCTACGACGACTTGAACGTGCTCGCGCGAGGCTTTAGCAGCAGCATCAGCCTCACCGAATTCACCGTAACTCCTGCGTGCATCGTTTACAACTGGTCTGATGAAATGGGGTGCAACTGTTCTGTACACGTGGCCGAAGCGTTCCTCGAAGCAGCCGACTACAAGGACGGCGCGCTGGCGGACATCCAG GAAGTGGCCAGGAAGAACGCATCCGCCATCTTGGACTCTGCAGACTTCGTGCTGGGCGAACAAAATGGCGTCGAGGGTGCCCGCGCCATCGAGCTGATGTATGACCACCCGCGGCTCCTCGAAATGCTGAtggaaggtgctgacgtcacAAAGGCCGAGGCCAAGAAGAAGATCCGCAGCGCTCTGCTTCGCGTCCGCAGCAGTAGCATTGACGAATTTATGACAATGACTGGCGTCGTCAAGGAGGCGGTGCAGTGCCTCAGTCATCCCGGTGCCAGGAGGCGTCAGCTCGCCGACATTGGCCacgactgctggctccacattcgaagtttcctgaagatagcggTTGTCGTGTCACGTTGA